One Paenibacillus urinalis DNA segment encodes these proteins:
- a CDS encoding DNA cytosine methyltransferase translates to MVFAIKPEVKTEHTVAHLFGGAGGGSLGFAQARAEYMGYVGRFRTLCSIDADPVVCQNYELITGGKAVCMDLFSREQYIDFHGDEPPNHWHEATPGDLWDAFGWEVPDVIFTSPPCKGFSGLLPEKSAKTKKYQALNMLTILGLEIALKACLEYGGHLPALILLENVPRIMTRGKQILDRIKKLLQSFGYITSDNTHDCGELGGLAERRKRYLLISRQEKRVKNFVYQPPRRPLKTIGDVIKDLPFPGDTVAAGPLHRLPKLEWKTWMRLALIPAGGDWRDLNKLDWWNYRVQHEPRRGAWAVEDWNSVSRTITGGAGPGRSNGASAVSDPRMGLNEGSTHRSIYRMSQWDEASQTVTGAVGPNNGAICVNDPRLKERKGRHPGVYQVVRHDEPSPCVTGTRFGSGALAFSDPRNAAPSNVLNGTEDGTFPADQDRGVYLIIAEDGTWHRPLTTYELAMLQSFPAHLPNGMPFQLVGCSDAKAREYIGNAVPPEAAKAMGTTFLVALMAASVDAGFTLSYEAVWVRNESEQQSEAILH, encoded by the coding sequence TTCGCTCAGGCACGAGCAGAATATATGGGATACGTCGGACGTTTTCGAACACTCTGCAGCATTGATGCTGACCCGGTTGTTTGTCAAAACTATGAGCTAATTACAGGTGGTAAGGCCGTATGTATGGATTTGTTTTCAAGAGAACAGTACATAGATTTTCACGGAGATGAACCGCCGAATCATTGGCATGAGGCCACGCCTGGTGATCTATGGGACGCATTTGGTTGGGAAGTACCTGATGTAATTTTTACATCTCCTCCATGCAAGGGTTTTTCGGGTCTGCTGCCTGAAAAATCAGCAAAAACAAAGAAGTACCAGGCTCTCAACATGCTAACAATCCTTGGTCTAGAAATAGCGCTTAAAGCTTGTCTCGAGTACGGTGGACATCTTCCAGCGCTCATCTTGCTTGAGAATGTGCCTCGCATTATGACCAGAGGAAAGCAGATTCTTGATCGAATCAAAAAGCTATTGCAGTCATTTGGCTATATTACCAGCGATAATACTCACGATTGTGGGGAGTTAGGTGGTCTGGCGGAACGGAGAAAGAGATATCTCTTAATCTCCAGACAAGAAAAGCGTGTGAAAAATTTTGTCTATCAGCCTCCACGCAGGCCATTAAAAACAATTGGAGATGTTATCAAAGATTTACCATTTCCAGGTGATACAGTCGCAGCAGGACCGCTTCACCGGCTTCCTAAACTTGAGTGGAAGACATGGATGCGTCTTGCGCTGATTCCTGCCGGCGGAGATTGGAGAGATTTAAATAAGCTCGATTGGTGGAACTATCGAGTTCAACACGAGCCTAGACGAGGGGCTTGGGCAGTTGAAGATTGGAACAGTGTTTCTAGAACAATCACAGGAGGAGCTGGGCCTGGCAGGAGCAATGGAGCTTCAGCCGTATCTGATCCTCGAATGGGTTTAAACGAAGGAAGTACGCATCGTTCCATTTACCGTATGTCTCAATGGGATGAGGCTTCCCAAACGGTGACAGGCGCTGTAGGGCCGAATAATGGAGCTATTTGCGTAAATGATCCTCGTCTTAAAGAACGGAAGGGGAGACACCCTGGGGTGTATCAAGTTGTTAGACATGATGAGCCTTCCCCATGTGTGACCGGAACCCGGTTCGGCAGCGGTGCCTTGGCTTTCTCTGACCCAAGGAATGCTGCACCTTCCAATGTTCTAAACGGTACAGAGGATGGAACATTTCCTGCAGATCAGGATCGAGGCGTGTACCTCATCATTGCTGAAGACGGTACTTGGCATCGTCCACTTACGACTTACGAATTAGCGATGTTGCAATCTTTCCCTGCTCATTTGCCTAATGGTATGCCTTTCCAGCTTGTTGGCTGCAGTGATGCAAAGGCTCGGGAGTATATAGGAAATGCGGTACCTCCGGAAGCAGCTAAAGCAATGGGGACAACCTTCCTTGTTGCTTTGATGGCGGCTTCTGTAGATGCCGGCTTTACGCTGAGCTATGAGGCTGTTTGGGTTCGTAATGAATCAGAACAGCAGTCAGAAGCAATCTTACATTAA
- a CDS encoding transposase, with amino-acid sequence MGLWSKEQLRAFIKENNEVTAKMTPNTRNSKSKKIVVSEYGEQEITMPRDRMSEFEPIVVQNWARCYSNCLSFFQNGWAIIYVKSPNPPRGISLSFLTDPYFKLSAYPIKHI; translated from the coding sequence ATGGGACTTTGGTCAAAGGAACAATTACGAGCCTTCATTAAAGAGAATAATGAGGTCACGGCCAAAATGACGCCAAACACCCGCAACAGCAAAAGCAAAAAGATAGTCGTCAGTGAGTATGGCGAGCAAGAGATTACCATGCCTAGGGATCGGATGAGCGAATTCGAGCCCATTGTCGTGCAGAACTGGGCCAGATGCTACTCCAACTGTCTGTCTTTTTTCCAGAACGGGTGGGCAATCATTTACGTTAAGTCGCCAAATCCCCCTCGGGGGATTTCCTTGTCATTCTTGACAGACCCATACTTTAAACTATCTGCATACCCAATAAAACATATTTAA
- a CDS encoding DNRLRE domain-containing protein, giving the protein MNRLFQKSIILVMAGSLLTSTAINPKAIAEVKDNKTSDVVNIKNERQELIGKRSEYSKTYINSNGTLTTDISPTPIHYFDENIEKWKPINNVLKENNTSIYNNAHSFHVKLDKQHTSEDNLLEISENNYEINLTPMKEESVTNTTYSEIETAIDAEVSNNTIIYPEVFENADLKYSLGNDRIKEEIILKDKPANLETPVIYTFSLDLGNLTYKQRENGSILLLDKESGDIKYYIEAPIMYDSFKPNGYKENEEISTIPEEAISYDIKYDLRSENNQLYIDLIPNQEWLLSDKRVYPVTLDPTIVKYQPQYALSDTNIRSAFPKQTAPTETTLGVGLYKDATQDNIIRSLIRFDTSSIPQGANVLTADLNLWLASVSNDTGMNVTLHSISTPWTEYSASWMYSDAGTQWNSQGGDFNASQVSTAYVDTLTSLDFNYKWSLTPYMMEKWINNPDSNLGFLLKSSSETTNTYKKFISGDDTANTKNTPLLSVTYTSASRLGLEDYWTFDGISLGEGTSNVNLGTGNNVIQYTDYNLDSRGDTALVFGRTYNSKSVELTPFGYGWVYNGYESIYDAYKTGNVLYTEPDGTSHYFKYDQSTKKYISPPGKYLTLTKVTDQNKGTTGYTITDKNGYITHFDTVNIDNELSVVTARISYEQDLYGNKLEYKYSTDGKLTGIVDATGRELVFTYTTSGLVDYAMLEGQKTDYNYDINKRLVSVDQYSTDGTYNRTKYGYSPEGYLTTVIDPNNRRTDFTYENEYVAKVQEPSTDVSGVDGLERPGKSYQFAGRTSYVADALGNVTEYHMDSNYTPTSIVYADGTEEQVEYDTNYNPEIFIDSTGKKYIQKYDSYGNVLEKTDEENRTTKYTYNSLNFVSTETDPSGNVITYAYNDKGKVDTITDSKGQVTKHTYDQYGNLKTVDKPDGSMDSYSYNAVGNEVLTTTDGNGNITISVTDKQGNELSKTDGKGNTSYYEYNQQNELVKVTDANKQVTTYDYDNNRNLLRTTYPNGSVEVNTYNGTGQILSSTDALGNTTNNKYDSNGNLIETKTPNGRIFTYVYNELNQLVATKENDNVLYSYTYDPNGNLETINDDEKVIKYTDSGSIDSEIDRGSSKKYLYFENGEVKSLTYSVNAIDSVINYNYDEFDRLTDLYFNNTKIISYGYDTADDLKNITLGNGATTKTEYDKAKNLTGYANYRSDGTAINEYNYTYDQNNLIKSVTASTGTVEYEYNNLSQLISETLTDGTKIEYSYDFTGNRDTKKVTKGSDVTTNELTFNKVNQISTFNGTAFEYDRNGNLVKDNQNVYVYNVFDQLTEIKDTDNVTIFSARYDNNGKRISTETKNKKRNYFYQDDKVIYETDESGNIVIEYIWDESDVPVAFIFEGQTYYYHLNGHGDVVSLTDNSGNIVASYDYDAWGNIISQSGELADVNPYRYAGYRYDDETGLYLLSARYYDPDLAVFLTMDSHSGDSASPINQNKYSYSDNNPVNLVDHDGDNPFSIIQVTFILVKIGVKYYLKKQAPKKLAKQATYTARRVSKSKSKNYNFRNMKFANAHKHHLNEFGAKKLSLGAYSTKANKFFKAKNGRNVLKKSRANGDRLYYNPKTNEFGVLDRKGHIRTYYKPKAGMKYWRNQ; this is encoded by the coding sequence ATGAATAGGTTATTTCAAAAGTCCATTATTCTTGTAATGGCAGGTTCATTATTGACCTCAACAGCAATTAATCCAAAAGCGATAGCAGAAGTTAAAGATAACAAGACATCTGATGTCGTAAATATCAAAAATGAAAGGCAGGAATTAATAGGAAAACGAAGTGAATATTCAAAAACATACATAAACAGCAATGGTACATTAACAACGGATATCTCTCCAACACCGATCCATTACTTTGATGAAAACATAGAGAAATGGAAACCAATTAATAACGTTCTTAAAGAGAATAATACATCTATTTACAATAACGCCCACTCTTTTCATGTAAAGCTAGATAAACAACACACTTCCGAAGACAACCTACTTGAAATTTCAGAAAATAACTATGAGATAAATTTAACTCCAATGAAGGAGGAATCGGTTACTAATACTACTTACTCCGAAATAGAAACTGCCATAGATGCGGAAGTTTCCAACAATACTATAATCTATCCAGAAGTTTTTGAGAATGCGGATCTAAAATATTCCTTGGGTAACGATCGTATTAAAGAGGAGATAATTTTAAAAGATAAACCTGCTAACCTGGAAACACCGGTTATCTATACCTTCTCATTAGATTTAGGTAATTTAACATACAAGCAACGAGAGAATGGCTCAATCCTTTTATTAGATAAAGAGTCAGGTGATATAAAGTATTATATTGAAGCACCTATTATGTATGATTCGTTTAAACCTAATGGATACAAAGAGAACGAAGAAATATCTACTATACCAGAAGAAGCTATATCATATGATATTAAGTACGATTTGAGATCTGAAAATAATCAGTTGTATATAGACCTGATCCCCAATCAGGAATGGTTGCTCAGTGACAAGAGGGTCTATCCAGTAACTTTAGATCCTACAATAGTTAAATATCAGCCCCAATATGCACTTTCTGATACAAACATTCGAAGTGCATTCCCAAAACAGACAGCACCAACAGAAACAACCTTAGGGGTAGGTTTATACAAAGACGCTACCCAAGATAATATTATTCGTTCATTAATTAGATTTGATACTAGTTCAATTCCTCAAGGAGCAAATGTTTTAACAGCTGATTTAAATTTATGGTTGGCTTCAGTATCTAATGACACTGGTATGAATGTAACCTTGCATTCAATAAGCACACCATGGACAGAATATTCAGCTTCATGGATGTACTCTGATGCCGGGACACAGTGGAATTCTCAAGGCGGAGATTTTAATGCCTCCCAAGTTTCTACTGCATATGTAGATACTCTTACATCTTTGGATTTCAATTATAAGTGGTCTCTCACACCGTACATGATGGAAAAGTGGATTAATAATCCCGATTCGAATTTAGGTTTTTTACTCAAAAGTTCATCTGAAACCACAAATACCTATAAAAAATTTATTTCCGGTGATGATACCGCTAACACAAAAAATACTCCTCTTCTTAGTGTGACCTACACTTCAGCAAGTCGTCTAGGATTGGAAGATTATTGGACTTTTGATGGCATTAGTTTGGGAGAAGGAACTAGCAACGTCAACTTGGGCACTGGTAATAACGTTATTCAGTATACAGATTATAATCTAGATTCACGGGGGGATACTGCTCTAGTATTTGGTAGAACATATAATTCTAAATCAGTAGAATTAACACCTTTTGGATATGGATGGGTTTATAACGGGTACGAAAGCATCTATGATGCTTATAAAACAGGGAATGTTCTTTATACAGAACCTGATGGAACATCTCATTATTTCAAATATGACCAATCTACAAAGAAGTATATTTCTCCACCAGGTAAATACCTAACGTTAACAAAAGTAACGGATCAAAACAAAGGAACAACAGGATATACCATTACTGATAAAAATGGATATATTACTCATTTTGATACTGTAAATATAGATAACGAACTTAGTGTAGTGACTGCAAGAATAAGCTATGAACAGGATCTATATGGAAATAAACTTGAATACAAATATTCAACAGATGGAAAGTTAACTGGTATAGTCGATGCTACGGGTAGAGAACTAGTATTCACTTATACAACGAGTGGTTTAGTTGACTATGCGATGTTAGAAGGACAAAAAACAGATTACAATTACGATATTAATAAAAGACTTGTTTCGGTGGATCAGTATTCTACTGACGGAACTTATAACCGAACAAAATATGGTTACAGCCCAGAAGGTTACCTTACTACAGTTATTGATCCTAATAACCGCAGGACAGACTTTACTTATGAGAATGAATATGTTGCTAAAGTTCAGGAGCCATCGACAGACGTTTCTGGTGTAGATGGTTTAGAACGACCGGGAAAAAGCTATCAATTTGCTGGAAGAACCTCTTATGTTGCGGATGCTCTAGGTAATGTAACTGAGTATCACATGGATAGCAATTATACCCCTACATCAATTGTTTATGCAGACGGAACAGAAGAACAGGTTGAATATGATACAAACTATAATCCAGAGATATTTATTGATTCTACCGGCAAGAAATATATTCAAAAATATGATTCATACGGTAATGTTCTTGAGAAGACTGATGAAGAAAATCGAACAACAAAATACACGTATAATTCTTTAAATTTTGTTTCTACAGAAACAGATCCAAGTGGGAATGTTATAACCTATGCTTATAATGATAAGGGTAAAGTTGATACCATTACTGATTCAAAAGGTCAGGTAACAAAGCATACCTATGATCAATATGGAAACTTAAAAACTGTTGATAAACCCGATGGATCTATGGATTCATACTCTTACAATGCAGTTGGGAATGAAGTATTAACTACAACCGATGGGAATGGAAATATTACAATATCGGTAACAGATAAACAAGGGAATGAATTAAGCAAAACTGATGGTAAGGGAAATACGAGTTATTATGAATATAATCAACAAAATGAACTTGTAAAAGTTACTGATGCAAACAAACAGGTTACTACGTATGACTACGATAATAATCGTAACCTTTTAAGAACAACATATCCAAATGGTAGTGTTGAGGTAAATACTTACAATGGAACTGGGCAGATCTTATCGTCTACAGATGCCTTGGGCAACACTACAAATAATAAATATGATTCTAATGGTAATCTTATTGAAACTAAGACTCCGAATGGCAGGATTTTTACCTATGTTTATAACGAATTGAATCAATTGGTTGCCACCAAAGAAAATGACAATGTTCTCTACTCATACACATATGATCCGAATGGAAATTTGGAAACCATTAACGATGACGAAAAAGTTATTAAGTACACGGATAGTGGTTCTATTGATTCAGAAATAGATAGAGGAAGTTCAAAAAAATATCTATATTTTGAAAATGGGGAAGTTAAGTCTCTAACGTACTCTGTTAATGCTATTGACTCCGTAATTAACTATAATTACGATGAGTTTGATAGACTCACAGATCTGTATTTCAATAATACTAAAATTATTAGCTATGGTTATGACACCGCTGATGACCTCAAAAATATTACTCTAGGTAATGGGGCAACAACAAAAACTGAATATGATAAAGCTAAAAATTTAACTGGTTATGCAAATTATCGTTCTGATGGAACAGCCATCAACGAATACAATTATACCTATGACCAAAATAATCTGATTAAGTCAGTAACTGCTTCCACTGGAACTGTTGAATACGAGTATAACAACCTTAGTCAGTTGATTTCAGAAACGTTGACTGATGGTACTAAAATTGAGTATTCGTATGATTTCACGGGTAATCGAGATACTAAAAAAGTAACAAAGGGTTCCGATGTTACCACCAATGAGTTAACTTTTAATAAAGTTAATCAAATTAGTACATTTAATGGTACCGCTTTTGAGTATGATCGGAATGGTAACTTAGTTAAAGATAATCAAAACGTATATGTTTATAACGTTTTTGATCAGTTAACGGAAATTAAGGACACTGATAATGTTACTATATTTAGTGCTAGATATGATAATAATGGAAAACGTATCAGTACTGAGACGAAAAATAAAAAACGCAACTATTTCTACCAAGATGATAAAGTTATCTACGAAACTGATGAATCCGGGAATATAGTAATTGAATATATATGGGATGAAAGTGACGTACCAGTTGCATTTATATTTGAAGGACAAACATATTACTATCACTTAAATGGTCACGGGGACGTAGTCAGTTTAACTGATAATTCAGGAAACATAGTTGCTTCTTATGATTACGATGCTTGGGGAAATATAATATCCCAAAGTGGTGAACTTGCTGATGTTAACCCTTATCGTTACGCAGGATATCGCTATGATGATGAAACTGGTTTATATCTGTTATCAGCGAGATATTATGATCCAGATCTAGCTGTGTTCCTAACTATGGATTCACATTCTGGAGATAGTGCTTCACCAATTAACCAGAATAAATATTCATATAGTGATAATAATCCAGTGAATTTGGTTGACCATGATGGCGATAATCCCTTTTCTATAATTCAAGTAACATTTATATTAGTTAAAATTGGAGTGAAGTATTATTTAAAGAAACAAGCTCCAAAAAAATTAGCGAAACAGGCTACTTACACAGCTCGAAGAGTTTCTAAATCTAAATCTAAGAACTATAATTTTAGAAATATGAAATTTGCTAATGCTCATAAACACCACTTGAATGAATTTGGTGCTAAAAAACTTAGTTTAGGGGCATACTCAACAAAAGCTAACAAATTCTTCAAAGCAAAAAATGGCCGGAACGTATTAAAGAAATCAAGAGCAAATGGAGATCGACTCTATTACAATCCAAAAACAAATGAATTCGGAGTATTAGATAGAAAAGGTCACATAAGAACATATTACAAACCTAAAGCTGGGATGAAGTATTGGAGAAATCAATAA
- a CDS encoding phosphoadenosine phosphosulfate reductase family protein, protein METYELVENTTKIGIQNRLKDYNSVILDTWDYLEAVGFSFHGVVRDWTAIFEKGVYFAIHHFVKDRPDLDCLAPDSGFSWKDLFQGDSVSGALFLFLEKSGFNLWMPEQAAIDALVATTVTDDSYMFGRNNYPSMSDWSYTSPKHKFQVYGFHRSCAVLIEIYALNIPPYGASKDQLPFPEDRCQPSFDIFDLATGASQKRTQRAIAGETLDFLEKVDDELLAVTRAKIKKIYDEHSIIGLLNSGGVDSRLTLQLMIEHAIKNPDPSKGIMVISADTLVENPGVKQIIHELRDALGRAFPWIEYHIVEPREDNTLLVCIIGKGYQAPSVSFKYCVRRLKIEPAREFLEAMFLAEGAEDTVLVLGSRDNESVMRKRSLSKHFGEDFYGHHPVGNIRTASPIRDWTKQEVVTYLAFNRGPWKKGARNTELLAFYGNAAGSECPLGAAVVNDNEAMMQCGKSARMGCYLCTISQDKSMGNLISTHPEYEKYYKFRRILKAIGQDIRYGGITGVQRIGKSKIGSGIGDLTIDCRTHLLQTMARLDIEWRKSEIITAYQMVLEREMVEGFPVTERFRDAIFQLIAVSGSMKNFFGHSVFDPYGTGVDQVTEEDNEAIKRILEKRRNMI, encoded by the coding sequence ATGGAAACTTATGAATTAGTCGAAAACACAACAAAGATTGGGATTCAAAATCGGCTGAAGGACTATAACTCTGTGATCTTAGATACCTGGGATTACCTTGAAGCTGTTGGTTTTTCATTTCATGGGGTCGTTCGAGACTGGACTGCAATTTTTGAGAAGGGTGTATACTTTGCAATCCATCATTTCGTTAAAGATCGACCCGATTTGGATTGTTTAGCACCGGATAGCGGCTTTTCATGGAAGGATTTATTTCAAGGCGATTCTGTCTCAGGAGCGCTTTTTTTGTTTCTGGAAAAATCAGGATTTAATTTATGGATGCCTGAACAGGCAGCTATAGACGCTTTGGTTGCTACTACAGTGACGGATGACTCTTACATGTTTGGCAGAAACAATTATCCTTCCATGAGTGATTGGAGCTACACGAGTCCAAAGCACAAATTCCAGGTCTACGGATTCCATCGATCCTGCGCTGTACTTATTGAAATTTACGCGCTCAATATTCCTCCTTATGGTGCGAGTAAAGACCAGCTACCGTTTCCAGAGGATCGCTGCCAGCCATCTTTCGATATATTTGATCTGGCAACCGGCGCTTCGCAAAAGCGTACACAGCGAGCGATCGCGGGGGAAACTTTGGATTTCCTTGAGAAAGTAGATGATGAACTATTAGCTGTAACAAGAGCCAAGATCAAGAAGATCTATGATGAGCACTCTATCATCGGATTATTAAATTCCGGTGGTGTTGATTCAAGGCTTACGCTGCAGCTGATGATAGAGCATGCAATAAAGAACCCCGATCCGTCTAAAGGAATCATGGTCATATCAGCTGATACGTTAGTGGAGAACCCAGGCGTTAAACAAATTATTCATGAGCTTCGAGATGCTTTAGGCAGGGCTTTTCCATGGATTGAGTATCACATCGTTGAACCACGAGAGGATAATACCCTGCTCGTATGCATCATCGGTAAGGGATACCAAGCCCCTTCCGTCTCCTTCAAATACTGTGTTCGTCGTCTTAAGATTGAGCCGGCGAGAGAGTTCCTTGAGGCAATGTTTTTGGCTGAAGGAGCTGAAGACACGGTGCTGGTGCTTGGTTCGAGAGACAATGAGAGTGTAATGAGAAAACGCAGCCTTTCGAAGCATTTTGGTGAAGACTTTTATGGGCATCATCCTGTAGGCAATATTCGTACAGCCTCACCTATTCGAGATTGGACGAAGCAGGAAGTCGTCACGTATTTAGCGTTCAACCGGGGACCATGGAAGAAGGGAGCTCGTAATACAGAGCTTCTAGCCTTTTATGGCAATGCAGCCGGCAGTGAGTGTCCTCTTGGTGCTGCCGTTGTTAATGACAATGAAGCCATGATGCAGTGCGGTAAGTCGGCAAGAATGGGCTGTTACCTGTGCACCATATCTCAAGACAAGAGTATGGGAAATCTGATCTCCACTCATCCGGAGTACGAAAAATATTACAAATTCCGTAGAATCCTTAAAGCGATCGGTCAGGATATTCGATATGGAGGTATCACTGGGGTTCAAAGGATAGGTAAGTCTAAAATCGGAAGTGGTATCGGAGATCTAACGATAGATTGTCGAACACATCTCCTGCAGACGATGGCCAGACTCGATATTGAGTGGCGCAAGAGTGAGATTATCACCGCGTACCAAATGGTATTAGAACGAGAAATGGTTGAGGGATTCCCAGTAACGGAGAGGTTCCGTGATGCAATATTTCAGTTGATCGCTGTATCTGGTTCTATGAAGAATTTCTTTGGTCACTCTGTATTCGATCCATACGGAACAGGAGTTGACCAAGTTACAGAGGAAGACAACGAAGCTATAAAGAGAATACTTGAAAAGAGAAGAAATATGATCTGA
- a CDS encoding LPD1 domain-containing protein, with product MKLPPKAISFYGALGLAFGARGSGKAAAHFEVSTNVMNLTKHRGGGSQCHEWAHALDQNLYSYSHQFSNGKRALLSGSEAGPHLPAELKEAFADLMKVIKEGNGKRLVKVPDPLPLPQSRYYDRIKGALALNNYDISTALQSLIGRYRIKNNQWMDIAILYCNLLKEAGKEVPKSFYIPSDESLFYSDAKNMGAYWRRDHELFARAFESWIEDELSAAGMTNSYLVYGTQFGSPYPYGEERQFINASFRKWWEIMLQLELFTNERFWQNAN from the coding sequence TTGAAGCTTCCTCCAAAAGCGATCTCATTCTATGGTGCTCTTGGGCTTGCCTTTGGAGCAAGAGGGAGTGGTAAAGCAGCAGCACATTTTGAGGTTTCTACCAACGTAATGAATTTGACCAAGCATCGCGGAGGAGGATCCCAGTGCCATGAATGGGCTCATGCGCTTGATCAAAATCTGTATTCATACTCCCATCAATTCTCGAACGGTAAGCGTGCCTTATTGTCCGGTTCTGAGGCAGGACCTCATCTTCCTGCAGAGTTAAAAGAAGCCTTCGCTGATCTAATGAAGGTGATTAAAGAAGGTAATGGCAAGCGACTAGTGAAAGTTCCTGATCCGCTCCCGCTTCCCCAGAGTCGTTATTACGACAGAATTAAAGGGGCATTGGCGTTAAATAATTACGATATAAGTACTGCATTACAGTCCTTGATTGGCCGATATCGTATAAAGAATAATCAATGGATGGATATTGCCATTTTATATTGTAATCTGCTAAAGGAAGCAGGGAAGGAAGTACCAAAGAGCTTCTACATTCCCTCTGATGAAAGCCTATTTTATTCCGATGCTAAAAACATGGGGGCATACTGGCGTCGTGACCATGAGCTCTTTGCAAGAGCATTTGAATCATGGATTGAAGATGAATTGTCAGCGGCTGGTATGACTAACTCGTATTTAGTATATGGAACACAGTTTGGTAGTCCTTACCCGTATGGTGAGGAGAGGCAATTCATTAATGCTTCTTTCCGCAAATGGTGGGAAATCATGCTGCAGCTAGAACTCTTCACAAATGAACGTTTCTGGCAGAATGCGAATTGA
- a CDS encoding aspartyl-phosphate phosphatase Spo0E family protein: MAKTLKELLRDIERKRECLNRAEKRLGIKSKYVLKKSQELDALLNEYAARTIACMEK; encoded by the coding sequence ATGGCTAAAACCTTGAAAGAGTTACTGAGGGATATAGAGAGGAAACGCGAGTGTTTAAATAGAGCTGAGAAGCGACTAGGGATTAAGTCAAAATATGTTCTTAAAAAATCCCAGGAGCTTGATGCTTTACTGAATGAATATGCAGCTAGAACCATAGCTTGTATGGAGAAATAA